The segment ATGGTATGCTTCTCTTAAATCAAATTGATACCTCTATATGTCTATATTAATATCCTTTTTGCGTTAGTGTAATATTCCCTTTTATCTTCTTTTGTAATTAACTTCTGCATGCAAACTTCAATCTTTCAGGAGCAGCTTCAACTTCAACTTCCTGTGAACCAGAAAGCTCGTAATTTGCTTGCTGATGTTGAAACCAAGGTGGTCTTTTCTAATTTGACTTTTAAATTAAACGAGTTAAAAGGGAAACTTCTTCTTTACTGATTGACTATGTTTTGACCATTCTTTTTCAGGGGCTGAAAAACTTTGCTGAAGAACTGCTTGGAAGCAATGGCACAGAGGAGGGAGGAGCAACCACGGTGAAAATTATTGGTATAACTAAGTCTAATGACAAGTCGAGGCCATTGTTATCCAGGTTTGATGAATTTACAAAGCATTATGTTCTGTATCTCTCTGGTGaattttttaatacatatatatatttatagagagagagagagagttgtgaCAAAGGACATGTGAATGCAGGGTTGGTTCAGCTAGGTATTGATGTGGAAGTTTCTTGATGGCGGTTGGCTTGCGGGATGTATATAAAAACAAACTCTTAACTTACACATAATGGTATCGTGAGCCGTAGAAAGCTCTCATTAATTATTCATTGGCTTGGTTTGTTACCCCTCACGCCACACTTGGGTCTTAATGATATTCTGGTTTATACTTTGGAGGTATTTCCTTGAACTTGGAGAGTTTGTTTATTGGGATGGTGGACATGTGCTGCTTCCGGTTTTGGACTTttgaaacaattaaaataaaggTGATGTTGGGAATTATGTAATACAAGTCCAGTTAAGGGCATGTTTATCCCTATTACCCCATATGggtttctaaatatatttttaatgaattaattgTACTTTGATTGTACTTAAGGATCATAGTTAAGAAACTTTTAGAATGTGTGCTCCATTGGTAGTTTCTTAAATAAAgcttcttaaatttttttttaacataaaagttatatattaaataaaacatataaaacataggaaaaaagaaaatttaaacatGGATTCCACGAGATCAAGGAGAAAAGAAGAAAGTTGAGAATGGCTTTGTGACGTGTGTTTTGCGatcaaagagaagagaagaaagttGAGAATGGCTTTGTGACTTGTGTGTTGAGAAGAGAAGAATGGAGAGAACGAGTGTTTTGTGACTTGTGTTTTACAATGTTGAGAATGGCTTTGTGATCAAGGAGAAGAGAATAAGCTGTGTGACTTGTGTTTTACAATGTCTCTCTTTTATATAATGCAATGCTTTGTGACTTGTGTTTTGCTCTTGAATACATACCCGACTGACACAAACAACACCCATGACACATACAAACACTCACAAACACTTGTGACAGATACAAACACTCGTTACACACAAACACTCGACACATACAAACACATACTGATTGCTTACAAAACTCGTGACTTCTcttgacacacacacacatgctTACAAAACCCGTGACTTCTCTTGACCTCTCTTGTGACATCAAATGGCTTTTTCTCTTTGTCTCACTGCACATGTAAACAAAGCAACTCACAATATCAACATTTCAATTATATAAAGACATTACAATTTCACTGAGAGAGACACATATCAAAGCAATTTCACATTTCACATAAACtagttttataatataacaGAACAGATCACATAAACTTGAAACATACATGGGAATTAGACATAACATAAAACGTAGATGAAAAACAGAACATGACACAGATGAAACCTAGATGACACAGACAAGTTCACACTAATTACTCAGACAATTTAAATACAAACTCAACCGCTTGATTTACCAATTTCAATCTGAACTAACTAACTGAGTTATTTAGCTAAAATACAGAGCCATAGTTTGAAACATTTACCTCTTGTGAAGTGTTCTCGAAGTTGAATCGATCGGTCTTCTgacggagaagaagagagaagacgCAATCGACGCCGTGATGAGGACCGAGAGAGTCGATCTCCGTTGTGGTTTCGACCGGTGTTCTgtcggagaagaagagagaagacgAAATCGACGCCGTTAGCGTCATCGGTAGCGTCATCGTCTTTCGTCGTTTTGATGGCCTTGTTGGTGGAGAAGACGAGACTgagaaaaaaccaaaaagaagagaaagaaagaaaacaaaaaataaaatcgaAAATTCAAAACGTTTTATGGCTGACACGTGGTTTAACAAACCCACAAAAAAGCGGTTCCCAAAtaccttagagcatctccaaccacactctatttttcactctaaaatagagtttaaagtaaaaaatgctctaatggtactctatttctcactctataatagagtaaaaaatagatttactctaaatatagaataatttattttttttttgtttatcactctattttctactctaaaatagagtaccattagagtaaactcaaactctattataaaattactctattttagagttaaaaatagagtaagccattCGAGATGGTCTTAGTTAAGGATCGTTTATTcccttttaattttgttttcatttatttaaatggGTCATTTATGTTAAAACCCCTTTTTAGAGTCCCCGGTAATTGTAGTCTAAGATAAAATATAGTTTGAGACACTCGAGACATCCCTATTCGAGTCTTTCAAATAAGAGTTTTTCATGAAAagcaataatattttaataaaacaaatctgTCGAAAACTTGAGAGATCTATAATGTGGATGATTCCAACCAACTACGACACTGAAAGGGAAGATGAAATCAATTGTTAAAAACTTGAGAGATCTTCGATATGGATGGCGTTAGTATAAAGAACCAGTCTACCAGGAGACTGAAAAGGAAGATGAAATAATTTTACAGACGCAAGTCGAATTAAGGGTGTGCATGTGAGTTTAGTTGACCCTGACATAAAATGTGGCCTTCTTGGTAATTTAGAAACTACCTGCTAGGTGAAAATACTGAAAGAATATTAATATTCAAGACATTACCTTCTTTGTAAATTTtgacattaatatatatgacaaaagaACATCAAATCCGGACcgataaaaaatattactccTTCCGTTctaaaatataagatgtttagaagaatttttatgtttcaatatataagatgttctAGATATGTAATTTTAAGTTTATCAAAACTGTGTAGTCAatcaaatttttctttttttttgtcatcgtagtcaatcaaatttaatagttctattttgtaattggttgaatagttgttaatttataattttaatgatattttttagataaaaagtaACTTTCTTAATAAGTGTATACTACCTAAAACatccaaatatttaagaatGGAGGGAATAATATTCAATGATTAACACATTAAAAGTGTGTAATAATTTAAACTGGGATGATGTGGCAGGAAGGGCAAGCAGAGCCTAACTGAAACCACTTGTCGATGCAAAAAGCATGGAACTCATGTCCGCATTGTGGCAGCACTCGCACCACGACCTGCCTCGTAATCTTCAAGACATAACACACATCTAGATAACCTCATAGTAGCACATGATTCCGTCGAAAATGTCAGTGTTGGGAGAGACTTCAAAAAATCTCCTTCTTCAAGGGTTTTAGTTTCCTCTAATAACCCTACAGCTGCAGAAGTGTAATATGACAAAAAAGATCATCTAGATTTGAAGATAGAGGTAGGACCGCATCTTTTGACTTAAAGAAATCAACAATGGCTAGCTCAGTAAAATTTGCTTCTGCGGCTGCTGACGGAATGGCcaagagaggaggaggaggatgagaaTTGAGAAGTAATGAATGAGAGTCCTCCTCCAACAGGTTTGATCAAAGAGTTATTAAGCTTTCGATCAAGAAAAGTTTAAAGTCATTAGGGCATGTATTTGATCTTTTATTGTTACAATTTAAACAAGGGTGAGAAAAACAATTTCGATAAGTAATCGCAACACGCGCAACACGCGCTTCTCCTCCCCTCCTCCAGGCGAAAAGCAAAACCCTATCACCATCTCTGTGTCTTCTTCAACTGCCGCCTCCGTCGCAGTTTCGTTGGCGACTGCTCATCAGAGCTCCGACAAAGAGATTTCATCCCTCGTCACTTTAAGTCGTTACTTTCCTTCGATGGATTTAAAAGATTTGCCTGATGCCAATGTTCACTGTGCAAAAGAAAAGCTTCACGGTCTCCGGTCCCAGCTCCTCCACAGAAAAACTTCACAGTGTATATCCTCGATGGTCGTATCTAAAGAAGTGGTCGGTGACCCTTCCTCCATCTCCTCAATCTTCCCAGTCTGATCCAGCTTCTCCAATTCCGACAACTTCACTTCTTGGGACAGAAGATACAATGCAGCAATTGAAGGTCTCTCGTGGTTCTGAACTCGGAGAGAAACTCATTGCTGCCTCTATCGCCACTGTCACCTCTCCTAAGAACCAATTGCAGGTTATTGTTCAAGACCCTGGGAATGCTCTTACTGGTATGTCTGATCCTAAACCACAATCTTTAGAATCAAACCCCAGCTTACCTCCAGCAACTTCGGAACCTCCTCCATCTCTAGGAGCTTGGACAATTCCGCTTAAGATATCTTTTCAATCCGATGGGAACTAACAACAGGGACCATGGCCCTAGCACCTACCCAATTATCTCTGATGATTCTATATGGCCTTGTCTATCAAAGCAGGTGGGTAAGAAACAAGCAGCACCATATGGTACTTCTGTTTCAGTGCGACAGGATGATTCTAGTCTCATTATTAAGGCTGCTTCTCAAGAGTATCCATGGGCAGCAAAGATGAAATCAGTGTGCAATCTCAACAAGGTAACAGTTCATGTTTATTTGGAGGATGGAACCCCTAAGGTAACTGTTCCAAGTCATGTTCTTCTTCAAGGAATTGAGAATCAAAAAGAATTTGTGGTAGGTCAGTTTTACTATGCACCTCCTGGAGGTTTGGTTCATGTTGTAGTGACTAGAATATGGGGCAAAAAGTGTCGTATTTTTACCAAAAAGTTAGGAGAATCATCGTATCTGTTTCATATTCCTGATGAAGCAACTCAAAAGTTTGTTATTCAGAGGGGAGTTTGGCATGTTGATGATGACTGCTTGATGTTTGTTTCTGCTTGGACTCCTACCAAAACAATTACTCTGCCATAAATCAGCACTATTCCAGTTTGGTCATCTCTTAAGAATATACCAAATCAACTCTACTCTATTGAAGGAATAAAGTGGATCGCTTCGGGTATACGAGAGCCAATGCTTACGTATAAACCCTGGCTTAATCCTACTCTAATAGGAGAAGCTAAAATTATGGTTGAGATTAAGTTAGATAGTCATTTTTCTCAAAGAGTGGCTATTGAGGATGAGAGTGGATCTGTCTCAATGGTTGATGTATTGTACTGCTGGCTGCCTTCAAAGCGTGTACGGTGTGGTCAACTTGGCCACAAAGCGTCACGATGTTTGGGACAGCCTCTTGATGTAGCTGGAAGCACCAAGACATCATCTCTAAATGATGGGGATGTTGTAATAAGTGTTAATTCAGCTAGAGAAACGGAAAGTACGTTGGTATCGTTGGTTGACAAAGAGGAAAGAGATACTACCATTTCTTTGAAGGTGATTGTCCCACATGCTCCAACTCTAATTGTGGATGCTACTTCTGATTCAGTTCAGAAAGAGATTGTCCCTCGCACTCCAACTTCAATTGTGGATGCTACGTCTGACTCAGTTCTCTAGAGGCTGCTACTATCAAGCCTAAAGATCAGTTCATTATCGCTGAGGAAAAATCAAAACAAGACACATCATTCTCATCAAAAGGGAATGTTGGACAAGGCTCCTCAAAATATATCTCTGAACAACGTGCATTCACGTGTAATACTCCATGCATCTCTCACAAAACATTAGTCTCTTCAAAAGCGACTCCTATCTACATCTAACCAAGTCTCAACAAATTCTGTTCTAGCTAGTTGTAGAATCCGCAAGAGCTTGTCTAGTCTAATTTACTCACCAATCGTTTTAGCCCTTTGTCTtcagatgatgaagatgaatctTTAGTTTCAGATGAAGAATTGGACCCAAAAGAAAATTTGTTTCCGGCAGGCAGAGTGTTTCTTCGGGATAGACCGGTTAAGCCATCCACAAAGGCTAAAGAGATGCAATCGCATTATGTAGCTCGTGGAAGTAGCTCGTGGACGGGGTAATCGAAACCGTGGTCGAGGTAAAAGAGGTGGGAGTGGATAATTCATGCACTTGAGTTTCCAAACCTTTTGCTCTTACTATCTCTTTTTCTTATTAAGAACTTGTATTGCTTCTAAACAATATCTTAAGCTTTTGCTTATCTCTactgtttttaaaaattgtatgaCATTTGTCATAGCTGTCATTGTTACTTGCATTTAAATAGAaagcctttttcaaaaaaaaaaataccgataatataattttgattttgaataatcAACACATATATCACCAAAAGTATAAATTTACTCCACATATATTGAGTCATAAATATTGATcatcaatatatatagagaaattccCTAGGATAAACctaaaaaagtttttgtcacaaatataaaccttaaaaataaaaatgaccaaaatagacttaaatgttttattaaaagaagtaaatatacacttataccctttgggttaattaatctagatattatggtttagagttaagggggtggggtttaggatttagggtttaaaaataaaaaaaaagttaaaattttcatttggtcattttagtttttgaggtctatttttgtgaccaaaatttaaaaatgtatatttaagagaattgccttatatatatatattattttttgtaaacaatCATCAATATTTTCCTTGAAACTTTTGTCCGTAGTGGTTGGTTAGTTACATCATATTTTAGATAGCTCCGGGAAATTGCAACTCAGAAAATTAACACCAAGTAGAAACATATAAGACACTTCCTGCTGGCCAAGCATTTTATGTCTTTATGTATTGCACAATAAGACACTTCCTGCTGGCCAAGCACTTTATGTCTGTTTATTGGCTTTCATACCCTCATTCTTAACCAGACCAAACTAACCTAACCAGACAATTAACCAtgattacatttttttaatcaaaattcaATTTCTGTCGGAGAAATCAAAACACGATATCTTTCTCATCAATTCAAAACGTACATCCACTTTCACTTTACCAAATCTTCAACTCTAATTTCGTATACCTCTCTACTTCGAGTGCGACAGAGAGATAACACACAAAACTGACTAAATCGAAGGCGAAGAAGAAATCCAAGGCGTCTCAGAAATCCAAGGTGTCAATTGCGGCTCTTTCGTTTGAGTCGCTTTTTCTGGTTTTGGATTTAATGGAAAAGATGAGCAGCCATTCAAGTCGAACTATTCTTGCAAACTTTCCTTGTGATATTCACGAGAGCGGAGGTGAAGATTTTTTCAGTAAGATATAGATTTTGTTTCCGCTGATTCTTGAATTGGTTTACTGAATGTTGGATCTGATCAACGTTGTTTTTGTTTATGGCAGTATGGGCCTGTTCTTCAAAGTCGATTTGAAGATCCTGCCATGTTGTCGTTGCGCCTCGTCTCTATCAACCACGACCACCGTGATGAGCCATCTTTGTCTTCAAGTCGATTTGAAGATCCCATCATGTTGCCGTTCCGCCTCGTCTCTGTCAACCACGACCACCATGAAGAGCCATCTCTGTCTTCTGAGTCTAgacttttatgagttttataGAAAATTGATGCTTAGGTAGCCATTAATTATCCCATTTGGAGTGGGTTTATAAGCCTGATTTTGTCACTTTCTCATTGTTTCTTTGATAGTTATATCTGATCAAACACGCTACCACTCCCTTTATGTatctagttatatatttatGGCCCTTGTATTCTCATGTGAAGATGTTCCTTGTCTGACTTGTGATTTGAACAGATTGTGGAGGGGATGATCAAGAGATCAAACAGGAAATGGAGAAGCAGTTTGTGGACCTTCTATTAGTTGGATATGTCAATTCTTAACTCGACGATTATAGTTTCTTGATATTCTATCAGTTATCCACAGCCACAAATGGCAACTGCAAACTTTTGTCCACATCCACAAACGATAACCATTTTCAGCATCCACAAACACGTATACACATATGCATATCAGAGAGACTCGCTTATAAACAGTAACTCATAGACATATTGTCTTTTGTCAAGGTTCAAAGATTCAAGGAATGTGTTCGTTATTGGAGATTCGGGTTTGTTTAGTTTCAAATTGTGTTAGTTATTGCTTGGTTTAGTTTGGTTAATTTAGTCAATTGTGGGTTGCAATTCGAAGGGTTCAAACTTTTTGTTTGGTATGTTTGGTCTACTGTCAACAGATCGATATCTACATCCATTCATATTTACAATACTAGTCATTTTATGTCTAAGACTCAAGTGTGTATTCATTCTGTCTAAGACTCaagtgtgtatttttttttattctctaCGGTTTGTTTGtccatatttttttaactttttcttGTTAGTATTTTTTGTCCACGTTTTTTTTGTATTCAGAAGTTTGATTtacaaattatgtaaaatatatcaaaatggatgttaaaatataaatatttttttatataatttattatatgagagaaaaaaactaaatgtttattataaaactaaaaaaccaACAAACAAATACATGGATGAGAcagttatttaataatattgaaaaaaaagaaaaagtggtCCACTGTTAACTAGCCTCTTGTTTCCTTTAACCAAGCAAAAGATATAGTTATGTATAAATACAAAGTGAGAAAGAGAACAAAGTGTGTCTCTAGCTATAAgtgttttatctttattttgacaaaaaagaaaacaatgtgTCTGACAAGGTAACGTACTCTATATACTTCGAACTTCGGAAATAATTCTTACCAAAAATGCAAAAGGTAAAAGACGATATAGGTCGTTGTGGTACATACAATTGAATTCAAAAAATTCTCCACCGTGgtttgttaatatataattttatgtagaaattttttttatataatattagaaAAGATAAATTCTTCGTGACCACCTACCGATTTCCCACTAGCTCAATAAaattcaattattattattatccgCTAGCAAGCAATCAATGTACAGTGGCCATATTTGCTTATTTTCCACACTCTTTGTCATGTAATAAttaattactaattttcgaTACGATTTAAGAACAGCCAAGCTAAGTTCTGTTTCTCATCCGGACAGAGCTCAAAAATCTTCCTACATGGGTTCTATCGACTTGCCTCAAGCTTCATCGTTCAAGGTTTTATctctaatatttttcttttaacgtAAGAAAAAATCAAACCAATTAATCATCACGACAATACATGATTATATATGTTGTTATCAGGGAGGAAGTGAAACATTTCTCCGGGATGTTCTTGAAAGTATACTGAAAACGTATTTAAGGAAGAATCCGATGGCAAATACGGTATGGGAACTAGTTCAGTCAGTGGACAACGAAAAGGTCTCCTACGACCACTTCTTTTTCAGGACATTCAAGGTACCAACactttgcgtgctcatttctgATCAACAAGCTTGTGTTTAAGTATcgagtttgtatttttttaggCAACAAAGTATATTAAGAATTTGAGGGCATCATTTTAGGTCGATGGTTATGGAATAGATTCTCTGTCGAGCTTTTTCATGGATTATGGATATACAATTGGAGGCAGACTTGATTTTCCAAAGAAGCATATACACGTTCTCTGGCTTTCTCCTCCGGAGATTCACATCCCTGGTGATGGTCACCATCTAGGCAACGGCCCTTTGCCACGAATTGTTATAGCTGAGCTTCTTGTGGACGAACTAAGCCCTGAATCACAGGTATTGGTGACAACAAACATAATGTTGTCATTATCAGTCTTCAACATATCTAATTCTTAAAATACTTTATGGTTAATGTTGGCATTTATCCAAATTTATGGCTAATTAGGAGATAATAAGGAAGTATTTGAAACCAGAAGGTGGTAAGCAAGCCATTCTTTCAAGCACTTTGGGATCTTTAATTTGGGAGAAGCCAACATCCAACGACTTTAATCAACTTGCAAAGTATATATCTGATAACTTCCTAATCAATAACTTTTAGTCATTACATTTGATGGTTATAGCTTATCAATAATTGAATTGTATGTCTGAATGGTAAAGAGAGAGTGAATATGGAGCATGGGCGCTTTTCCACGGCTACACACTGAACCATCTTGCTTTTGCGGTCCATCGACTTAAACATCGTTTTAGTGACATTAAATGTGTCGAAGAGTATTTCAAAGAAAAGGGATTCAAACTCAACGAAGACGGAGGAGATGTGCTCAAAGGTTTTCTTCACTTCTCTTGAGATTTTTCATTTGAATGCTTCTATTCTATAACAATTATTTAATTAGATGAAAAATTATTTCAGTGAGTGAAGATGGTCTACTGCTACAAGTGTCGTTAATGTCGGAGAAGCATGAGGTTGAGTTTGCAGATCGGGTAACTGAAACCATCACGGCTTCATACATAGAGTTCGTTCAACGTCTAGTTCTTCCAGAGTTCAAAGATGTGCCCGGTGATGAGGTAATTAAGAAGCGATTTACATTAACTGCATCTTACAATAGTATGAGACatttttcacttttttcttGTGATACAGATCAAAGAATTTCATAGACGTGAGGGTCTCGAGCAAGCTAGCGCCTACCACATTATGGAAAGCACCCGTTTCACAGCACAAGATTAAAACCAGTTGGCTTGTCTCGTTCTGCTCACCATGTCAGTGTTGTGTATCTTTAGTTGTCCGGATGCTATTTGGACCATCTGCGTGGTAGATCTTTATGTTCTACTTTTGTTGTGAACTGGTGGTAACTTTTGTTGTTTGGGAGTCGATGAATATAGTTATCGATGAATAATTGAAAACAAAGTGTGATCGTTTGGGAGTCGTTTGGTGTGTGGTAGTTGTTGTGTACTtgtgttttcaaattttaaatataataactgGCTCAGTGAATCTATAGCCTTAGTTCATATAGACTAATTGGTTGAAAATCTGGTCtcgttttaagttattttgttttaaaagagtTAACTTATTCTTTTGTACAGTTGATTTGTATAACTGATGGTAAAACAGTAAcaatatgatttatttatttttttaacagtaACAATATGATGTAGAAGTTGTATGCTTTCAttaatgtatttataaaatgattgatatataaaattattacatCTTTCTAACtagtataaatataattatattttataatatatatatatatatatatatattttctaattgaaaataatgaataacatttaattatatttaaaattttgaaataagtttaaatatttaattgtaaatttacttattttttaaaatataaatataacttttggatacaaacataattttgatactattaaataaaataaataaattgtttttaatttttatattgttttaatgcaaaTGCTCTACTAAAATTTCCATATGAGAATGTTGAACAAAATGTACTTAGAGAGTATTTGCAtcttctaagtctttttctaa is part of the Brassica rapa cultivar Chiifu-401-42 chromosome A09, CAAS_Brap_v3.01, whole genome shotgun sequence genome and harbors:
- the LOC103840674 gene encoding uncharacterized protein LOC103840674 gives rise to the protein MGSIDLPQASSFKGGSETFLRDVLESILKTYLRKNPMANTVWELVQSVDNEKVSYDHFFFRTFKVDGYGIDSLSSFFMDYGYTIGGRLDFPKKHIHVLWLSPPEIHIPGDGHHLGNGPLPRIVIAELLVDELSPESQEIIRKYLKPEGGKQAILSSTLGSLIWEKPTSNDFNQLAKESEYGAWALFHGYTLNHLAFAVHRLKHRFSDIKCVEEYFKEKGFKLNEDGGDVLKVSEDGLLLQVSLMSEKHEVEFADRVTETITASYIEFVQRLVLPEFKDVPGDEIKEFHRREGLEQASAYHIMESTRFTAQD